The Halorientalis sp. IM1011 genome window below encodes:
- a CDS encoding DNA-directed RNA polymerase subunit P, with the protein MSYKCSRCKRDVELDEYGGVRCPYCGHRVLLKERSRDVKEVDVN; encoded by the coding sequence ATGAGCTACAAGTGTTCCCGCTGTAAGCGCGACGTGGAACTGGACGAGTACGGCGGCGTCCGCTGTCCGTACTGCGGCCACCGCGTCCTGTTGAAAGAGCGCAGCCGCGACGTGAAGGAAGTCGACGTCAACTAG